Genomic segment of Triticum aestivum cultivar Chinese Spring chromosome 6A, IWGSC CS RefSeq v2.1, whole genome shotgun sequence:
ACCATTGATGTACATAAAAGCAGAATAAGcgcaaactatgtaaaacatttataCTCAAATTAAAATTTCCATAGAACTCAATTGGCAGTATATCTAGTAATTACAAATGGAGTTTATTTAAAATCATATATAAGTATAACAGACGTGTATATATTGTACATGAGGAGTTTACATACTCACAGGAGTACGGAACCATTTCCTATTAAATATATAAACAAGGACATGCAATCCAGAGATCTATGTAAAAACAAGTATGGAAAATTAAGATGGGTGCATATTTTTTCTAAAGCAACATCATACCACCTTTAGACAACCCTTGATTCATCAGTGGGCAGCTAACGGTACAAATGTTTATTAAAGGTGAAAGTAGACTTACAAATTACAACAAAACTAGCATGCCCGTTCATTAACTGAAAGATGATTGTGAAGAAGAGAATCACCTTAACAACCCAATTTTTGTCCACTAAAAGATTTGGTGATTTCAAATCACGGTGTACAATAGTAGGATGGCTAGTGTGCAAGTAATTCATTCCTTTTGCCTGAAAGAATGAAATAAATATCAACTGACTGACAAAACAAGCCACGACAGATGACAGCAAATAAAGCAACTAGCCAAAGCATACCACATCAAATGCCATCTTCAACCTTCGTGTTTCATCAACTTTGCTATTTGGCCGATGCAATAGGCGATATAGGCTCCCTCTGGCAAAATAAAGTACATCATTTTTGCTATAACTTGGAAGGCATTTTTTTTGTTTAAAAAGAGGGAGCTGCAGAAACCTTGGAAGGTATTCGGTTAATATAGAGAGATTTGGAGGTTGCGTCACATATCCCAAGAAAAGAACTACATTGGGGTGTCTTAGCCTTGACATGATTCGCACCTAAAAGATAAGGAACTAATACACAGTTAGTTGACGCACAAGTTCGATAATAGCTGACACTTCAACTGTAAGGGAGACGCAAAAGTGAACTTACTTCACATTTGAATTGCTCCAGTGCAACACCTGACAAATCCTGGTCAAGGAATTTCTTTACAGCAACCTCCTGGGATAAATGAGGACAATACATTACGATAGCAGGAATCAAAAAACAAATTAGAAATTGAGTTCCACTATAAGTCTTCCTCTTCTGACTAGGTGAATTTCTAAAATTGGATCTGACTTTTCCAGTTGGTTAACTTTTAAGGCTCATTCCAATCTTGTTAATTGGTTAGCTTTTAGTAACAGCATGCATATAATAGCACTGCTAGAGAAAACTAGTTTTCACTTGAGACAACTAGTTTTAACTTCATGTAACCATGACCCACCATAAATAACACGGTTTCAAATACGCATTAAACTGAATATGAAGTGCATAGAGACAACTGATCTGCACAAGAAATATCACTTCATCGGCATTAACAACCCACCACCTTTTATTGCCTTGCAATATGAATTATATGTGATATAGTGCATAATATGTCAAAACTGAAAATTCCTAGCAAAATATGGATATGCAAGTTCACTATGAATATGTAACTTACCGTGCCATTCCAATCTGCATGATAAACTTCCCCATATGAACCTGCGGAGGAAAATGTAAGTTCATTGAATGGAGAATATATTACAAAAGGAGAGGATCAACACAACTGATTGCAGAAGTGCAACGCGAAAATTGGCTAAGAAGATAATACTTCAATAGAACTGCATAACAAGATCCAGCTAATTCATCATTACTCCACATGTTACTTAAAAAGTGCATATTTGTCTTTACCTATCAAAGTCTCAAAGATCAAATTTTCAACAAATAAAAAATTTCAGAGTTGAAACATCAGAGCCTGACATTCCAATATTTCTTTTTAACTTCATAGAGTTTTACCAGCAGCAAAAAACATAACACATTCAGTTTTGCCACACATATGTTCCTGTGAACTAATTTTCATTTAAGAAACTTAATGCTGCATGTTTCCTTAACTTCCTTCTAAACCTAAACTAACCATTTACTGCCTTATTAGAAGGACAAGGATAGGAAATTTACAAGCATACCTAGACCAATGCGCTCTCCTATATGAAGATCTTCCCATGATATTTCATCTTCAGCAACATCATCCATAACAGAGCTGATTGTTTTCGTACTAGAACAGCTCAACTTGCCCAAATTCACACTGCTACTTCCTGACATGTTTGCCAAAGATTGTTCAGCAACCCTTTCACCCTCAATCGAAATAGTACCCAAACTTCTAATAGTTGCTTCTGTATTTTCTACAGGGTATTGTACATCTTCACAAGGTGGCAAGGGAATCTTTGGTAAAGAATCTTCAGCTACAGAACGTTCTGGTGTATTTTGACCTGTTTGAGCAACTAGCAACCATCCAGGAGTTTCTTTAACTTCAGGATTAGAGTTTTTGCCCATCTCTGTTGTATTGCCAGAATTATGACTATTTTGACATGATAACAAACCAGATGGTAGCAAAGCACCACCCTCCAGGAGCAAGTCATGCAAATTTTGTGCAAACTGTGGGTCCACTACTCCAGGAACTAAATACTTGGAAGTGTCATTCACTTTCTTCTGCTGAGAAATACCGCCTTCAATGTTGAACTCGTCAAATTCGCCTTCGTCGGAGATAATGCGTTGTTTAAGTGGTTTCTCTGTGTGACATGTATCTTCCAAATGTGGAGTCGGAAGTTCTAGGACAGAATTACGATCAGATGAACTTCCACCCATGTCATTTTTACTCTCATATACACCGCTAACCTGCTCAAGAGCTATGCATAGTTCTGCAACACTCTCTTCAATGGCGTCACTGCTCAGTTGACTATTGTTGGAGTCCTGAAATTGACTGACAGAAATCTCTGAAGGTATTAAGGTGCCTGGAGCTCCCATCAAGTCAACAATATATTCAGCACTGCAAAAGCCCCATAAGATTGTTTTTGTACGTCAATAAATTAAATATCCTAAGATCAAATACGAAAAGATAGTTAGCAATAATAAAAGGAACATACCTGTCAAAGTCGATTTTAACAAAGTTAATAGCGCCTTCATCTGTTCCAGTATAACATATTCCTTTGACAAGCTTGCATGGCAGATTAACTCGGTCAGCTAGTACCTGAAACCATTTTGTTGAGTTGTTTTCTTTGCTCAGGGGATCCACTGCAGAAGGCAATAAAAAAACAAATGCAATAATCTTACAGCATCTACTACATGTATGGTGCAGCAAATCCATGATCCACAAATGCATCCCTTTTATCAACTATGCATCTGGTGCAGCAAATTCATGAATCAACAACGCACAGCAAACTAGGATAACTACTTTATTCAACTACCATAACTTCTTCACTAGTTATCTTGGTTGTTAGGCAACTAATCTTCAAAAGTAAATACTCTGAACAGCAGTTACACAATATAAACTATGCAATGTGACGGAAATTATTAGCATCCATCCATGCCACATTTGCTACAGTCGATATAATGTAACGTGGTAGGTTATTGGTCACATGAACACAGGACATTTGCAGAGGTACTAACCTTAAAAAGCAGAGATCTGTGGCGCGAGAGCCCAATTCCAAGTGAACCAAGAGGAAGGGCAATACTGTTTAGCCCAGCACAGAGCTGGCGGCTCTTTGTGGACCATTCCCTGTTCATCGCATCAGCATCCTCCACTACACCACCCATGGCATCAACTACTAGGCTAGCTATCTTCTGTACAAGCTCAGCTGACGCAATTCCACCGCGTTCTGCCCTACTTTGTGCAGCAATCTCCATTGCTCTCCCCTCAAGGCGCTTCAACATGGGATCACGCTCCCGGTTCACCAAAATGACGACATAAGCAACATCTCGCCCTACGGGAATCGCCCTGAGGCTGCTCAAGGATGGGAATTTGACCTGGAAGCCCGGATCCATGGGTGCGCCACAGACGTCGTAGAAGCCATCCGAGAGCTTCTCATCGTAGTTGACCACGTTGTGGTTCCAGTAGCGGGCGGAGAGGGCCTCCATGGTGGTCCGGTCCCCGGGCGCGGCGGCCGGGCCACCCAGGCTGATGCGCTCGGCGGCGCGCATCTGAACGGAGTCCGGATCGACGAGCCCCGCGGGATCCGACGCCGAGATCGCGAGGGCGAGCCGCACGTGGTACTCCTCCTCCAGGCGCGTCATGGTCGTCTCCGCCCCCATCCCCGTCGGCTCCTCGGGGGCCGCGGCCGCCGGGGCAGGCAGCGGAGGGTCGGCAACCGCGGCGGCCACGAccggcggcggcagaggcgagTGGGCGGAGCGCCGTTGCCGCGGGCGGTGGTGGTCGGGGGACGGGGTCGCCGCagtggccccgccggcgctggcgGTGCCAGCGCCGGCGCTGGAGAGGTGGAGCTTGCGGAGGAGGTGCTTCATGCGTGACATGGGCGGCGGCAGCGAGGGGGCATCCGGCGCGGCGAGGGTTTCGaggaccttcttcttcctcctcgatccaatccaatccaacacggctagctagctagctagctaatccGACGGGCGGAGGTATTAAAAATCTGCTGCTATTCTAGAATAGATCCATCCAATTGCGGGGTACTATTCCTCCCCCGAAATATTCTATCGCGTCCAGTTGCCCTGGGCGATATATTCGTTGCTTCGCCTCGCCTTCGCCTCCGCCTCCTCGCGGTGAAGCCTCGAAGACGGCAGCAGTACAGTACTATCTTcccctctccttttttttcttcctaCTGGCGTGGCGTGGTGGTCGGGTGGGGTGAGGGTAGCGATAAAATGCTACTGAAATGGTAACGTGCGGTCTCCCGTTTCAGGGCACAGCTACGGAAGGGGAAGGAAGGTGAGGATGACGGGGAGCGCGGGTGACGTGAAGGGGTTTCGATCGTGCGGCCGTGATCTGCTCCGCTGGCGTGGAGTGTAGCGTGGGAGTGTTCTCCGAGCGATAAAAAGCACAGCAATTTGAGAAACGAAAATGTTAGAGCATCTTCACCCGTTCGGCCCTCAGGTGTCTGAAATATCATCGTCTGCGAACATGCTGACGATATTTTAGGTGTGGGGGCCGTCGGATTCCCAATCGCGCCGCCCCAAGCCGAACTCAGATGTCGTCCGTTTGAAAAGTAAACTCGATCAAAATGAGCCAAACACGACAAAATTCGGCCAAATTTGACACATATGATGCAATTTCATTGATTTCTGTACATAAAAATTTTAAAACATAATTAAAAACTATTACGCCGTCTTCCGCCGCCCCTCCTATAGGCCGAAGAAAGCGCCGAAGGCGCTGTAGTCGTCAACTTCGTCAGCGGCCTCCTTCACGCCGTCGCcgtccttgctgcacccctcgCCTGCGTCGCCTTGGCGGACGGGTTTGGTTAGTGGCGGAGATGCGTCGTCATCACGGTCCTCGAGGGCGCGGCGTTGGCGTTCCGTCTCCAGTTTGACGTAGTCCTCGCACGCCCACTTGAGCGCGGCCTCGTCAGCGACGGCGGCCAAGTCGTCGTGCTCGCTCTTCACGGCGACCAGCCCCGGccccgtctttggcttgacgaggcgggaggaagaggagccACGGCTGCCCTAGTTGATGACAAGGGCCCCGCCGCGGGTGCCCGCCCTAGCGGCGTCTCCaagggctcggccttgacgctggCGAGCGCCGGCGATCCGGACGAGTGGGAGTGGGAGGATAAGGAGGACCCACCCGCCATGCTCCGCGGTAGCAAAATGCCGACTCCGCTCCGGCGGGGGACAGGCACCGGGGCCGCCGGGTACTAGAGTGGCGACTGGTTGCCTCCCTCGAGGTGCTCGAGGACGAAGTGCAGCGTCCGCCCGGagacgccccaccacaggcggcggtcGTCGGCGTTGTGGCGCCCCCTCACCGGCGCGTTGTTGATGGGGGCGGGTGTagaatcgaaagtatgtctagagggagggtgattaaactacttgatcaaataaaaatctatcatttttccaattttaagtcttgacagattttagcaactcagcacaagtcaagcaatcaacatacacatgcaattctaagagtatagcagcggaatgtaaaacattgcacatgaaggtaaaggaaggagtttggagggagcaaacgcaatgtagacacgaagatttttggcgtggttccgataggtggtgctatcgtacatccatgttgatggagacttcaacccacgaagggtaacggttgcgtgagtccacagaggGTTCCACTCACATAGGGTCcataaagaagcaaccttgtcatcccaccacggccatcgcccacgaaagacttgcctcactagggtagatattcatgaagtaggcaatctctttgtcggtacaaacttcttggttcaattccacaatcttgtcggaggctcccaagtgacacctaatcaaactaggagacaccactctccaaaaggtaatggatgatgtgttgatgatgaactccttgctcttgtgcttcaaatgatagtctccccaacactcaattctctctcacggatttggatttggtgaaaagatgatttgagtgaaaagcaacttggggaaggctagagatcaagattcttatggttggaatggaatattttggtctcaatacatgagtaggtggttctctctcagaaaatgtatgctggaagtgtaggcacgttctgatggctttctccataaatggaggatgggtggaggggtatatatagcctccacacaaaatctaaccgttacacataatttaccaaactcgatgagaccgaatcatgaaactcggtcagaccgatttagtttaaaatgtcaacgttaggattttcggtgggaccaacatgtcaactcgatgGGTCCGATTTCATTAGGGccagggcataacgtaatatcgcTGAGACCGgtcacataaactcggtaggaccgatttttgtaataggcaaatagagaattggtcaggcaaacttggtgggaccgaatcactcatttcggtgagaccgaaacattatgaaagggaaacggagagtttgcattgtgaactcggtgggaccgatcgctcatctcgattggaccgaaacgttacgaagggaaacagagagtctgcaatctcatctcggtgagaccgagatccctatcggtgagaccggagtgactagggtttttggcagtggctatgtcaagtgaactcggtggcgccggatagataatttcggtggggccgagtttgacttttggtttgggacatatgtggatatgagaaagtggtagaaggcttttggagcatatcactaagcattttgagcaatcaAACCATTAAGCAACACATTATCCCCTTTTACTAGTATTGgaatttcctatggactcaatgtgatcttggatcaataaaatgaaaatgcagagtcttgagcttgagccaatatgtccttagcattttgaggggtccacattcctaatccatgtcatgccaatcattgaactttctgaaatgatcatcttgaaatagcattagttcaatgagctatatgttgttaggaattaccaaaaccacgcaGGGATAGTTGTATTTTCAATCttcccttttttggtaattgatgacaacatatagatcaaagcttcgagaaatgataataagattaaaatacattgtcgctttgagaagtatgtgataagcaagagctccccctaaatttgtgcattacttaaagtttgcttttgaatgcaaatgcacaatcgattaggatcaagGATTACTCTTCCATATCACTTACATCTTGGTGGAGCAGTCAAAACGATAGAAAGTAAAAACATGCAATCATCACCAagtaaagtgaatgatcatacaagagatataaaagataacatcattcaagcacaagcattaatGCATGATATGGTCAAACACGGCAtcatataagtatctcacacacatagacataaagtATTAAGAAAGCACACAAAAGTAACAAtcaaatagcaagagagacaaaagaagcaaaaaacacacactctcttgaagcctatgatctatacatttctccccctttggcaacaagttaccaaaaagtttgaaaatgcatagtactatgcgtctctctaggcctGATCTTCGGGAGAtggtgttgagaggactccaaggacgaatgcatctgttgaagtggttggagctggtggagttgcaactggaggtgGCACATGTTGTGGCTGCAAGTGCTAATGTAGTTGCTCTTGTGTCAGCCATGggtactgcagcagacctctgacctcttggcactctctgagaaggcatctgtggtagcctgccctttcctctcctcagcttcttcctaGAGCTGCTCAACTTCTGTCTACATCTCTGTCACCTTAAGATCAAGATCATATAACTtggtttcaatgatcctctccaagctctcttagttttgagtcagggtggccaagcccttctctatcctcaaggttgcttgaatcagatatgcaagttgatcttgtttggttttaaggaacacttgagatgcctcctcaacacttggcatctttgcagctttgtcagcctttgctttctttctcttttcttgtGCCTGCACACTTGTAGGatcttcttcattcatgacaacagtgttgtcctcaaaatctggtctcaagggtagatgctccttgtccaaaagatatgtgcctgtgcccatcttggagttgatgagcacctgaatatgtggagcatacccacaagatctcttctgatctgcagctatcctcttgattgtttccacaatcaggctcatgactttaaaATTTTAGGGCACATTAAACAGTTGCAGCAAGTTGATAGAATGACctatgatcatcttgtgatctccagattttggCAACAAAGTATGCCTCAGAATGGTGTTGATAGTGGCCAATCCAGACAACAAATAGTGAACAGACCCAAGCTTATGAGTTTTCAATGCTTTGTCTagtttccttgtacatgttggccatagagttgtggtctttcttcttcttggcatagacatccaagtcatcttcatgctcttcaggggcattgatcaatTTAGCCCACTCATTAACAGTTGATTGgtactgtgacgccccgagactgatgctcgAGAAAACTTCAATATGTTCccagtttcgccgtgtgtttcatttgtgcctgcccttttattttatgttgcatttcatcatgtcatcatgtgcattgtgtgtttTTCATACGTAATAAgttgttgcatgttccatgcatgaaTCTTGCTTCATCACCTTCTCCTTCCCCCTACTTCCTTCTTTTGATAAGTGTCACTTTCCCTTCTCTTTTAATGTTCATCTTTGCCTCAATATTCTAACACCGTGTTCCTAGCCTCTCTATCAAATTTCATCTCTATTGGAATTGTTTTGGTTAGGGTttaaaatggttcaagtttgaatttaattcaaatttgaattatttttacttcctttAAAAATCTCCAAACCAATTTTGTTAAATAGAGCACATTTTCAGGATCACGAGTATATTTGTATATTTCTCTAGCTCCTCTCCTTTTTTCCTgctctttcctttttatatttctgTCTGAAGAAATAGAAAAATAATAGCAGTAGTGCCCCTTGGGCCTCACTGTTCAGCCCAACAGCCTGGGACTCTCTTCCTACGGCCTGACcaaaaaggcccaaggcccagccggcgtCTTGCTCTAACCTAGGCACAACGAaccctctccctcgatcccctcctccttGTCTCCCTGCTTGCGCCGCTAGGAGAGCTGAGCGCTCGATCCCCCATCTCTCCTGCTTCTCGATCCCATCTCCTTCCCTCCAGCGCCGCGCTGCCCAATCCCATCTTCCTCTCGACCCATCTCCCCTGCCTCCTTCCTCCTGGCGCCGTCACCAGGGAGCGCACGCACGCGCATCCATCTCTCCCGATCCCCTCGGTCTAACCCTGCCCCCTCCATCCTCACGAGATCGCCGCCTCCCTGCCGCCGACGCCTGTTCCCGGCCCGATCCGCCAGCCTCGTCCCTTCCCCGCTCGTCCTTCAGGCAGCAAACTCCGGCGGCCCCATCGCCCGTTCCTCCCTCCATGCTCGCCTCCTCTCGTTTGGATCGAGCAGGATCCCTTCCCGAGAGGAGCGCTCGCTTCAGCCGCCGGCTGCGAGCTGCAGGTCACCGGAGTAGCTCCAGGCAGCTACCCCACACGCTGGGGACCCTCCTCTGCCGTGCCATGCTCCTTCCTCGAGCTCCACCTCGCCGTCCTTCTACACATTGTCGCCGAATACCCCTACCCCGTGTACCATCCTATTGCTGCCGCTGGACACGAAGTATCCATCGTCACGTCCGTTTCGTCGATGTCAAGCCCAAGAGGGCGCCAAGATACCAAATACCACGACGTCGACGACCATCAAGTTCAACTACATCGACTATGATTGGTGACGACCCAGAACATCTACGGAGTGTGTACGAGTACCGTCACCGAAGACCCGGGTAGCAAAACGTCAAGTACCTATGACCGAAGAacgccaagtacctctccgaaaaacaaacatgtaccactacgtccggaggcatcggatccgtcaagttccactATGAGATGTACAACTACCGTCAACCCCGAAGACCTCAGATTCACCAAGTTCCCACGACGACCAGTGTAACCTGTCGGATCGCCAAGTTCGGTTACCGTCGCAAccatgtgtaacgccccgagaccgatgcgccaggtgtcttccagttattcgctattgttgtcttgtcattgcttgcgtgtcatgcatctcataccatgtcatcatgtgcatttcatttgcatacatgttcgtctcatgcatccgagcattttccccgtcgtCCGTTTTGCAacccggcgctcctatgtcacccggtgtccctttctacctcttttcgtgtgcgggcgttaaacgttttcggattggaccgagacttgtcatgcggccttgatttactaccgg
This window contains:
- the LOC123127322 gene encoding probable serine/threonine-protein kinase SIS8, producing the protein MSRMKHLLRKLHLSSAGAGTASAGGATAATPSPDHHRPRQRRSAHSPLPPPVVAAAVADPPLPAPAAAAPEEPTGMGAETTMTRLEEEYHVRLALAISASDPAGLVDPDSVQMRAAERISLGGPAAAPGDRTTMEALSARYWNHNVVNYDEKLSDGFYDVCGAPMDPGFQVKFPSLSSLRAIPVGRDVAYVVILVNRERDPMLKRLEGRAMEIAAQSRAERGGIASAELVQKIASLVVDAMGGVVEDADAMNREWSTKSRQLCAGLNSIALPLGSLGIGLSRHRSLLFKVLADRVNLPCKLVKGICYTGTDEGAINFVKIDFDSAEYIVDLMGAPGTLIPSEISVSQFQDSNNSQLSSDAIEESVAELCIALEQVSGVYESKNDMGGSSSDRNSVLELPTPHLEDTCHTEKPLKQRIISDEGEFDEFNIEGGISQQKKVNDTSKYLVPGVVDPQFAQNLHDLLLEGGALLPSGLLSCQNSHNSGNTTEMGKNSNPEVKETPGWLLVAQTGQNTPERSVAEDSLPKIPLPPCEDVQYPVENTEATIRSLGTISIEGERVAEQSLANMSGSSSVNLGKLSCSSTKTISSVMDDVAEDEISWEDLHIGERIGLGSYGEVYHADWNGTEVAVKKFLDQDLSGVALEQFKCEVRIMSRLRHPNVVLFLGYVTQPPNLSILTEYLPRGSLYRLLHRPNSKVDETRRLKMAFDVAKGMNYLHTSHPTIVHRDLKSPNLLVDKNWVVKVSDFGMSRLKHHTFLSSKSTAGTPEWMAPEVLRNEPANEMCDVYSFGVILWELATLRVPWSGLNPMQVVGAVGFQNKRLDIPKEVDPLVASIISSCWDNDPSKRPSFSQLLSPLKKLQRLLATESL